A segment of the Necator americanus strain Aroian chromosome IV, whole genome shotgun sequence genome:
ttctcttcttcactacagcccctctgggcgcataagcagagacgactcgcaattccacttctcctgtatctacttttacagccatccgATAGTCGATTCACTGCTGTGACGctgtttctaaacgactcgttcaatatgataccaacgccattgcgatttgatgtgccgtggtagatgagcttgtagccatcgcctaattcccttgattTGGAGCCTTttcagcgagtctcctgtacacaacatatgtcaacacggcgtttccTGAGACtatctgccagttcacgacttcttccagtaagcgtcccaacgttaagtgttgctaAGCGCACTGcgttgctggcgatggcggactagcttctttggccggctccctcctctagccggtagtcctcgcatatttgccacattgtccgggcgaggacaatgcgcgtcgcttctgaggtacgccctagcttctgaagaacacatagtagacattagcagtacgacgcgacgggggtgttgcCCTCGGTTGGCTTGtagcactagcaagctagcagcctggcaccggaatcgtcgtactaccccCTCACTTAGcaagcctgtagccttggcccaaggaccgggctcCTAGCCGGACActtttgtggcatggttgaacctgccgagacgaagtctcgccaccatagctgcccgacggccagggccaccgctgcgccccatctttgaggcgtgaggtaggatttgcagcagtgaATACTTGACACATTGTATCGACAATTTCCCGAAGTTCTACGAGATGTCAGATGGTCTCACATGTCCCAAAAAGCGTGACCCATCGTCAATGggttaatttgaaaaaagctcgatttgagaaaaatttcaccatttttaGCGATACGGGTACCCACAAATTGATGCACCACGAGTACAACTGGCTACCTTTCATCATGACAGCGTTCGAACACAGATGGCAAGCAGAAACATGGTGAGTTTCTCACAAATCTCACACGTAAGAATCTTCTGTCTGCATTTGTTTTGGGGAGGACAAATGAGGAAAACATTGGGATATTGAAGTAATCGTGTCTCGAAGGTCAGTTTTCGATGTGAAATAGGGGGATGACAAAAATGCGAAATCCACATAACACTAGATCATTTTCAGCTTTCCGACTCTGAGTCCGATCCATGCGAAGAAGACTGTTTTGAAGGCATGAATATCACAGTGAACGCATTCGACACATGTGACGTGAGTTCGCAAAAGAATTCACAATGCTGTGAGTGTTGGGCCAGCGTATCGCTAGGAAATTTGGATAGATGACATACGGACCAAATCCGTCAATTCTAATagcgaagaaaatcatgaaacacgaacaaggatagaggataaaagAAGTCGAAGACGCAATCGCAATCGCAATCAGAATCAATCATTGTTGAATAATCTAACTGATAAATGCAGCATAACACGAAATTGACACTGTTAGGATCCTTCTACGAAAAAATAGAGTTTGGAATGTGATGAATCGCAAAGGCTGTCTCCCacattgtttttgaaaacaatcgCGGGGaagcaatcttttttttttgaatcagcttttttcaaagcagCATGATCCTCCATTGCTGATCTTTACCTCTAACCCTATCCTTTTGcgaagagatctcaacatcgtcaatttcgtggtatactACTTTAAACTATTCTGAACGTACAATAAAACGCATCCTCGTATATCCAATCTTTAACAGGTAACACTTTAAAAGCCGGAAAAGTCGTCTGTGAAATGTTCCTTTATGACATTATATTGACCGATTTCTCTCCAACTGATCACTAATTTTAGAGCACATAAATTAACCCCGAAATCCAAAGTATTTTAAAACAAGAGTGAGGCAGAACATATGTTGATAAGTACCTCAAAaataactagtttttttttgtgctgtttACTAGCTTATATTTATTATGCTAACAGAGACGGACGTCAACGCCACCCCAACCTCAGCATTTCACTCTTGATCAGGCTTACTTTTCGTCTTAGGATAAAACACGTCGTAATATCAGTATTGTCGAGATTATTTGCAtctgaaaggtttttttttcaggacctGACCTTATCGGACATCGAAAAAGCGCCTTCACGTTTCGAACAAATTCATCAGGCTCTCAAGCAAAATACAAAACGATACGCTGACCTACGACCACCCGAACGAGTTTGCTGTGCATTGATGTGATGATACTACTAATTGTGTTgtcataataatataaatatgtttTCTAAGCATGTCTGATGAGAAgggaaattgaaatttggagCTGTTTGAATGACAATAAAAGAAAGCAGGAAGTGGGCGAGAAAAGCggaccaaaaacaaaaaaatcaaacataaaCCCTGAATCTAACAATTCTGGTAGTGCTGTGAAGTCCCTTAGATATATGTACCCGGATAGTTTACGGTTTCATTATTGTTCGTAAGAATGCCAAACAATGACCAAGTGCCTGTTGACGAACCTCGTCTTCAAAGTAATCAAGCATACTTATCCTTAcctagatggcccgtcttcacagagcatgcgggccccagcatcttttccatttgtttcatTCCCTCGCCATCGTCATTCACCTTCACAATGGCTTACCGCGtgacttactttttttgaCTTATTTAGCTTGAATATGACTTCGCAGATCGAACtacgatgcacagcggaggtgcGTTCTCTGGCatggtctcccaagctgagaaggagttcgacacctCCGACATTCCGAGCTCtaggaatcggaagcctagctatgAGTAAACTACCACCAAGATTCGCCACCGTATACTACTAAGATTAACCACCAacgtcgcaaggtggctcttTGATCCATATAGCAAGGGTAGCGACCTATGGTAAAAGCTAAGCCCGTCATGGCGGGGACGCTTAGTATGGGGAAAACGTGTTCTTGCAACTCCAACACATGCACTGCCTCAATTCCCTGCGTAGGGTCCTGCCGACCAGTGGGAGAGGATCAAACCTCAGGTTGCGCAAGACGTCCTCGATTCTGGACCAAGATGACACATGCACGACTCCCCGCGAAGACTGtatcagactgtgtacttacaacgcgagaacagcgCCCACAGACACTGAACTACATGCCcctctcggagctgcagagcgtatcaaataccacgtgattgctctggaAGAGACCAAGAGTAGAGGGAGCGACTCACGGCAAATGAATGACGGCACACTCGTCATTAGCAGAGAACGCGAGATGTAGCTGGTGCTGGTTTGATTGAgtacccatctgtcgtccatcttgtcgattctcactaGATCCtttcacctcgtctggccattcttcgcttCCGCGCtttgcgccaaaaatccatcagcaTCATCAAGTGCTACTCACTAACaccagcagctgatgaatcccaATTAGACGCTTTTTAtaaggagctggaggaagtgatccgcaacgagaagtccttctacaaattcgttgtcggagacttcaacgtaaaactaggaaaagtcattgaagaggaatacaggatcggaagatttggactagggaaTGGTGTGAAAAAGGCAATCATCTCGCCGGAATGTTCTTCCTTTAAACGAAATTCTcctttcgaaaagaaatatcATCCATGTGGACATGTTAATCGCCCAAAAGcacgactcgtgcggagatcgaccacataacCTGAGACGGTGCCTAAATGACATCTCGGTAGTACCATCCTCTTGTAACGGTTCTGATAACCGCTTTCTTCATGCAGAAATACGACTTTGCCACACAATGGGGAAGAACATCCGCTATCGGCAAAGAAGGGGGAAATAAGTTGTATACGACGATCGCATACTCgcggactccttgtcccacgATGAGTGGCACATCGAAGAgaacccaaacgtggactaagATCTGCTGCTCAGAGCACTGCAAGTCTGTGCTGAACGCACCTCAAGGCCGAGCACGACAAACTTAGAAAGCCATCAATGAATAGCTGGAAAGGAGGACTTTGTGGTTTGATCCGtgtgcatcgcacattgaacGGTTGGTAGCAACCATTAGCTGCAGAAACGTTTTGCAGGAGGATCCTTCGAAATTCAGGCAGAAAGATTCTGGAAGAGCAAAGAAGAACAAGTCTAAAGAAATGCTCCAGGGACCTCCGCGAATGTAATATTCCACTAACAGCATTGCTGGACGATGATGAGACCGCACCTCTTGAGATGGAAGTCGTCatggagaggttctactcgaaccttttccgttcatcaactcctgtgtcaaggcCGAACATTCCCACTgatgaagctccaccacggattcttcCTTAAGAAATGCGAGTTGCTATCAAGAACATGAAACCTGCCGCAGCTCAGCCcacggacctgattttatacgtgcagactttcttcgggctggcggccatccgcttcatgtgaTCTTAGCGGCGCACATGAAGttctatcttcagaaagagaggaccccagaccagtggaagacttCGCGAAGATCTCATCTATAGGGAACGAGatcgagaggaccttcggaactactgTCCGATATGCTTGATTAGCGTCTTGTACAGAGCTACTTGGATCACATCCAGATGGTGTCGAGGGTTAGAGGTTTGCGGGGAATACCGCTTgccctgccccttgttctaaccttcgtcggcTATGAggaagccttcgacagcgtagaaacgaatgcaatactgtccgCGCTAGTTGATCAAGGTGTGGAAGTGTcatatgtgaggacattagccactTGCTATGATCGATGCACCACCATGatgcagcttttccaccgcccactcaccatacccattggaaagagGGTACGACAAGGTGATAATACATCCACAAACCTGTTCTCGGCTGCATATCTATGTATAATAAAATCACTTGCCTGGGAAAGGgtcatacgtgttgatggaagattccaCTCAAACCTTCGTTTTACGGGCGACTCTTCGGTAGGTATCAATGGTGCAGAGACGGTGCTGAAGCAATtaaacgaagcagggaagacgATACGATTGCGGATGAACAGAATGAagacagttcatgaagaacgtctactcgaggaaggagaagaacaagttgaaggaagaactgaatagtaGGATGAGAGCAgaatgggcagcattcgcacccgtcatGGACACTACGGACCAAGTGAAGGACCAATTATCTCCGTCCCCATCTGTTCGACGCGACAGTTCTTCTTTTAAGCAGCGTAACGTAGACAGACACCACTACCACGTTCAGGAAGTTGTTCACTATCCACAGAGcacttgagagatgtcttctgagaTTTAGAAAGAGCACACAACATCAAGCTgctcttcgcagctccgattTACGAGCAATGTGCCGTTTTCGCGACCccgcggaatatatatcgagaGCAAAGGATAGATGGGCCAGTcaaattatgagaagaatcgacgataggtGTACTAAAAGAAAGCTGGAAAGGTCCCAAGAGATGCtgaacgccctcgagggaggcCGCCAATAAGATGAAGTGATGTGTTCGGTACACGGATGGACGGGCTGACACCTCAACTGGATATGGATCAAGGACcttgtcaacgtcactcacggaTATTGACAACATTTTGGATGACTATGACGCTGCCGGTACAATTGTCTACAATTCAATCTATCATGATGTGCAGATCGAAGCCTTGGGCAACACCGTCGACAGTGATGCAGAAACTTGACCGCGGGGGAAGAAAGTTGCTCAAGAGCATGGTAGCGCGCATTCCTGGCATTTCAGGTGTATCTTTATTATAAGCGGACATAACGACCTGGAACTCAGTGCAGTTCATAAACGGCAGCGTTCGAAGTGGCGCGGCTGATTTGGTGAGTGCAAGCGACTGGAGTTGCAGAGATGGATGAAGCCAGCGAGGGTCCTACCCCAGTTGCGGCTGCTAGCTTCAgcgcgccgtttcgagtgcgAGTGTGGTTCACGCAACTGGTCAGtttttcaggtcgttttaagGCGTAGATAGTCGGTGAACTGAATGCCTCATTAGTTTAATGACCCAGTGAAAGATCAGGCAACAGAACATTGAATACAGTAAAATCTGCACATATTTATTATacaaaacctaaaaaaaaggtaaaaccTCATAGATCAGATCATGCACGTCACATCCAAGGTAGAGCTTTGTGAGTTAAATCCATTCAGCTGTCTGACGAGAAAAAGATTTCCTAGCCCGAAAAATGGTAGTTATTCGAATACGAAGTCAggaaaaccatgaaaaataCTTCCAAAATAGAAAGTGAACAGGATAAAATTAGATTATTTACAAGCTGCTGTTCCGTGCACTATGCTGTCTTGCAATTATGTATGACGGCGAGAAACGGAATACGGCAACTTTCGATCTAAAAAGTCATGAGCATTGAAATAGCTACCAACTAATGATTATAGACTTCATCGAACACTATCGTCCGTGGATTCCAAGAGCGGAAAAGAGAAACGAATAGAAAGGATAATCAGCGTCTTTTGAATTCTATGTTGGTCGTAAATAGCCATAACAGCAAAAGATCATTCCGAAAAAAGATACTGTGATAGAAAACGAGATATGTACAGAAGTGATCGGCAGTATGTAATACAACCTGATAATTTACCAACAACTACGCATCTGAAACCTTCAAAGTAAATGGCAATATTAAAATATAGAGTTAACTATGCCGAGATCGTTTCGTTGGGGCTACGACTTTTCCTACAGAGCCTTTCCCTCCAGTTGGCTGGCGTTTACCACTTGATCGAGTTTGCACATGCTAAAAACTGGGTTATTCATTAAAGATCAACCAAGTAAAACTGAAAGGATTGCAgcgatttgaaagaaaatcctttgGGTTCCGCAACAATCAACTTCGAGTACTTTCACCTCGTTGTTCTGACTCGCAGAAACGGTGCTGTAAGTTGAATTAGTCGACTGATTCTTCGTCTGGTGTCGGCTAATGACCTGGTTGCTATGTGGTCGAGTGTTAAGTCCGGATATGGATGGGCTGTCGTTGTTGTTCGACGGCGCCTCTACAGGAGCAGCAGTCTCATGTAAAGTAGTGCTAACATGGCTATCTTCAACATCTCCAGAAGCCATCATTATAAAGGTCTGAAACAGAGTTATTTTCCACATAAGAGTAAATTTGATGAAGAAAATGTGACTTATTCAATTATTAAAAAGCAACTGAAACAAAGATACAAGTCACATAAACGAGCAAATGAACAAATCAGTAACTAAAAAATCCTAAGAAACACGCAcggaaaagtaggaaaaaatagataaaactGTTTGGTTTCCCAAGGACTTTCTGGAACACAATTAACatgtattatattaatatatatatatgtatatcgAAGAATTCAGCTACTTGGAAAGTGAATAAGCATCAAATAACGAAAATACCACTCAAAAATcgtaaaattgaaatgaaggGAATAATTAATCTGTAAAAGACACTCACCAATATTGTAATTTGGAGGATAGAGACTATAGAGTGGTCACAGAgtcaaaaaaatcagcaacaaATTTTCACGAAGAGTTCAGAGAGAAAGACTAAGGCTTCGTAaatgaaaaagatggaaacCGTGATGACTTAAAAACTGCacacaaataaattcaaacaGCTTTGAGTACTCTTAAACAGGAATTTGATATGAAATGTAATATGAAATTACTGAATACCTGATTGTCGCCACTATTACTCGAAGTCATTGCGGTGGCCACTTCAGGTGCAACAGTGTACGCAACAGGACCATCCGTTTGAATTTGTATAGGATAGAGCTGCATGCCTTGCTCAGCTGCAAAAAGATTTCAAATGGACACTTCTGCACAACAACTGCATAACCTTGTCTCTCCatcgaaaaaaacataattgaaaaaaaaaacaaagaagtaaaGAGGGTTGGTATTCTCTCATTCAAAGAAGTTATATTAAACCATTGAAAATTTAAGTGAGTTGAAAAGGttggaaataagaaaaaatatgatgaaaaCATCACAAGAATTCGAAATATCAGAAGCACTCAGAGGAACAATTCCACGACTTCTGAAAGGACATGTTACGCGCCCTATAAGACGTGTTTTCACAAACGTCGTGTGGATAGTTTATAATGGAAATTTATAATGTATGACCCCCGCTAAACTACtgcagaataataaaaaatagagaacTGCACAGAACATGTTATTATGTTATCTGTATCATTATCCTGTTTCCCCGTATTTACACTTAATTTTCTCTGCGATAGTGACAAAGAGTGGCTAAAGGACTGATCGCTTCACATTTCACCATGTCGTGATATGTTATATTATAACATACCTCATATGACATGTTTAAACACTTATAATTAGTTTTATAAAAAGCTGTGAAAATGCTACAGCAGCGGATCTCCGATTTAAAGTGCTTTTGGACAACacgtttttatattttccctTATAACAATTCTATGTTGTAAGGAACTCTTTTGCATTTCATTCGAAAGTGCAATTAGTGCGAAGAGTTTGAAgtgattttcaaggaaaatgataaaaactTATGCCCAAACAAAACACGTTATGCTGAATACCTCGGAAAAGTATGCCTCTACTTTTCCACACCTGTAGtaactagaaaagaaaaaaaaagataaagaaattcATAAATTCACCCGCATTTCTAGGACTCACTCTCAATAGCCATGTAATGTTGCTTGCTAGCAGGATCAATGTAAATTTGCATCGGTTGCTGTTGTAACGCTGTAACTGGcactccaccaactcctccAGCAAGCACCACTGGAGCACCATTCGAAGATGAGGTACTCTGAAATACTTATGACATTGGATGTTTCGTCTTTTAAACCGTTGTGGTCCAAAATTATTTCCGAATGTACAAAAAAGTtcttaatttgaagaaattgaaggtCAGAGAATACAAGCGAGTGAACATTCAAAAGTAGATTCAAAAGATTATCTATATCAGCAAAGCATTGTGTCAGTTTCTTGAATGAAAGTTTCTCACCGGTTCACAATGGATCTCGCTTGTAGCATTCGATGTTGAAGTTGTCTAAACATGAGGTGTCAACAACTGGTGGAGGACGACTTAAAAATATCAACAGAAAATACGACACTAAAGGGTTACAGaaacatagatgcgatagtcggagacGGAGCTCTGACCCCcctcacttttgaacggttgggaaTGGCACCTCTTCACTTTTAAGCGGTTGGCGAAACTATCCCTTTCACTTTagggcggttggcgaaaggaacCTTTCACTTGAGCTGAACCCcgtgagctaaacccccttcacctgaagagggtctggcttctccctatcgcacctttGTACAGAAAGAAGCTGCGAAATACTACCAACTGTCATAATATCACAGTAAAACCTGGTAATTATGCCCATCAGAAGTTGTCGTAGTTGCCGATGAAGTAGTTCCAATAACCGGACGAGAAGAATAGTCACGACTAACGGATATCCCAGTACTATCTGAAGAATTCACCACTAATGCCTGACTTAAtcatgattttaaaaaatctaatacCGCCGTCCGTAACTGTTGAACTCCCTTCTGAcagcagagaaaaatttcGTGGTCCACTACCAGAAGTCGGAAAAGCGGTGCTCAATTTATGTGCTGCCCGGTACCTGGTAAAATTACGTTCTCTCATAGTTTAAAATTTCCCCTTACAGAAGCTTACCTCTCCAGAAAAAGTTGTAGAGGCGCGACATAGTTATCGAACCCCATGTTTGTAATGGCTTCTAATAAGTCATCGGCACTTatcgtttttcgtttttcctaaAATGTCAAATTGAAACAGAAGTTTTAGAGCTCAATAAATTTTTCGCAAACAAAATTCCACTCACACTCAAGCACTTATCGTTAGCTTCACTAGTGATGAAAGATATAAACTCTGAGACGCACTCTTGAACACATTCCTTCGCATCTTTGGCAATCTTTCCACTACTTGGGATCATTCTTTTCATGACACGAGCAACGTTCGCTGAAACTATTAATACAATACTACGTTTAATACTgcataaattttgaagaatgtcAGGAACACTAAAAATGTCAATGCAAGACTAGGTTCAGATTTTTGACAAAGGCGCATCTTTTGTGCCACCATTGCCTGTACTGTCTGGGCTGCACTGGCGCTACTTTTGTGGTGTCTCTCCAAACACGGCGCCTATAAGCCGCTCTGTGAGTGTGCGCCACCTGACCCTATAGTAGGATTACTAAATTCgtagaagaagtagaaagtAATGCCTGCGCAGCCACAAAATCTTATCCAACAGAGACGTGAGTTCGAAAGGCAACATTTGCATTTTCGTTTTCCACAACATTGAGATATTACAACTTTCATAACAGGATGGTAGGAATTTCGATAACGTTactgcacagaaaaaaaaaactacagagtTTTACTaacgaaaatagaagaaagaagtagaaCACGAAATAGAATCCACAAAAACTCCAAATCAAGGTAATATAAATGGAAGTTGGAAGAAGCATAATCGCGACAAACCGATCGGAAGAAACCGCTCCTGGTCAGGAATTGGATTACCGTGGCGACTCTCCTCACGCGCCTCTTCGCCTCCTTCTTCTtgatgaaaattaatttttagacCATCctatgaaaaattagaattcaaGCATATTGATCCAAAGGcaaaataagagaataaaagcaaaaataattaaatgaataacaaGCGTAGGGAGATCGTACAGACATACAGCGTCAACACCTAGTTCGAGGTCTTCGTCCATGTTTTCCATATCACGATCATCCGCAAAATGTACCATAAACTCCTTCCCTTCGCTCATTATCACTGGAAGCTGAAATGTTACAATACTAATAATGACCAGCAAAAATTCTGCTGAATTGAATAGAACTAAAATAATCTTTAAAgccagcgtatcacgaaactgatgcTACTGGGATCGCTACAGGAATGGATAGATGCAGGGATGTAATTTACGAATATAAGCGTGATCCCGCTCGATATCTCTTGGTAATCCTAAATAAGCGCGTGGAACAGCTTTGTCTGATACTATCCCCCAACGATGCAGCTTATTAAGGCGATATTTGAAATCTGGAACACGTGTACGATTGTGTAGGTGGGTCAGTTTCTGCTTCTGCTGCTCATTTCAGTCGCATTAGCTGGAATGCAGAACTTTGACGACGACGAAGTCTCAGAAGTTGCATCACGGGGGAGAACGAACCTGTCAAAGCCGTTTCATACgtctttttctgaattataACGAGAAAAGGAACGGTATCAAGTATATACTTGTAAATTGCACTCTTGTACCTACTCGGGTGAAGATCAATTTCGTAAAACCCTCTATTTAGCAGATCTACAACAATGTACTAGGGTTCACAATATTTGGAGTTCAAATAAACTACTTCAATAACTCAATCATAATATTTCttccatgaaaaattgaagtaaacaaGCGAGATCCTGCAATGCAAATAAACATACACATAGGGAGAAGCTATACCTAAATGAGATGGAAGGATTGAATCGATTCAATCCTTCCACCTTTTCCCACCAACACTATGGTGCACAGCTTATCGGGACACGAAACAGAACACCGCCGATTCAAACCAGATAAAAACAATCCAGTACAGGATGCCCGCCCATTTAGAGGCTGACCGAGCGAGGCTAATTCCGTACTAGACAAAAACAGGCACAGACATAAACTGACTgacagaaattgaagaaatataaataaaataagcggAAAAGAAGCACTAAGGAATCTCCAAAGTGATTGTAATTTAGTTTCGCAATGGTTTTCGCAGTTTACATTCACAATTCTCTATTAATTCTACATAACAGATATACAGGCAGAGATTCGGAAGGCATATGTAAACGCATTGAAACTTAGCagaataataaacaaaaaaatggaagcaGCAAAAAGACGTGAACTCCTTAAGACCCTAACTCTCTTGTTTGAATCAACCGTTATAACATTTCCAAACCCTATTTTCTCTGCAatagactttaaaaaaaagttttagaagaccctcctcaggtgaaggcagtctagctcatggggtgcagcgcAAGTGATAAGGATCCCTTCACCAACcctccaaaagtgaaggtagTCAGAGTATTACATGTATGgagtaataaacaaaaaacttcaaagaagacaaactttttttcgggaaaacaTAGGCGAGGGAGAGGCACTCAactgcgctcttatttctggaagctatatctacgtttcttttttcttagtagaGACTCTCTAAAACTATTACTTACATTTTGGGGGCCGACTTAGATATTTACATCAAGAAATAGGAGCGCGGTAGAGTGCGTCCACCCCCGGACTACTTAATACCCTTTTTGAAAAAGCCTTAACAGCTGACCTGTGCGTAGCCGTCTCCGGTGAGATCGTGTGATGACGGGGTCCTTGGCTCAGTGTTTGAGTACGTTACTGTCCGCATCTCAGCATAGGAGTTTCCATTGTCATCAACATTCATCCTGAAGATCCGCCGTTCCATCTAATATGTAAAATCTCGAAACATTTCGCAAAATATATATAGGGGGCTAACTATGAAAAGAATAGATGAAAAACGAACATAATTCTGAACAACCGCAACACAATTCGCATTTCGTATCACATTTTAAATAAGAGAAAGCAGCAAAAATAAGACATAAGACAAGAGATTGAAGTTTCAAGGAGTTGCAGAAAACATGGAGTATGTCTGATAAGTAGTTGTAATGTCTTTCAAGCTGTGAACATCACATTTCTGAGAACTGTGAGATATCAATGCTCAAGGTGATTTAGGATTTAAGTCCTGTGGAGGAAACATGGCACTTATAAGGATTTATATACGAGGAATcttaatagaaaagaaatctatgTTGAGGTCATACCACCAAGAGTTATCAATGGTAGCGTAAGCTACTATGCACATTTCAAAATGCAGCATACAGATAGTCAATAACCACTGCAAGAGGTATATTTACAGTCAAGCAGTGTTGTTGATCCTATCGTTCACCTGGATCCACGAAACACACCAATACTCTCTCCTTTAGCGATACTCTAAGAACACTCAACAAGCTTACATCCATTGAAAATAGTCAACATGTGTCTTGACATTATATGTCTCTTAACGGAGTGCCGAAGGTTTTGGCAAATTTTCACGGAGATAAAATTATTGGAAACTGACAAGCAACAGTTCTAACAACAACAGCTCCACAAGTACGTTGGTCCTCCAATCATTTCTAAACTATCGAATCTGTTGCTGCTTTGCAAAACAACATTTTGCAGTTCCAAAACATTAAACTAACAAAAACTAAGTGCTTGGGTC
Coding sequences within it:
- a CDS encoding hypothetical protein (NECATOR_CHRIV.G14635.T2), which produces MVSHVPKSVTHRQWRYGYPQIDAPRVQLATFHHDSVRTQMASRNMLSDSESDPCEEDCFEGMNITVNAFDTCDDLTLSDIEKAPSRFEQIHQALKQNTKRYADLRPPERLEYDFADRTTMHSGGAFSGMVSQAEKEFDTSDIPSSRNRKPSYE
- a CDS encoding hypothetical protein (NECATOR_CHRIV.G14635.T1), which encodes MVSHVPKSVTHRQWRYGYPQIDAPRVQLATFHHDSVRTQMASRNMLSDSESDPCEEDCFEGMNITVNAFDTCDDLTLSDIEKAPSRFEQIHQALKQNTKRYADLRPPERVCCALM
- a CDS encoding hypothetical protein (NECATOR_CHRIV.G14636.T1), producing MNSWKGGLCGLIRVHRTLNGRKILEEQRRTSLKKCSRDLRECNIPLTALLDDDETAPLEMEVVMERFYSNLFRSSTPVSRPNIPTDEAPPRILP
- a CDS encoding hypothetical protein (NECATOR_CHRIV.G14637.T1), yielding MVSRVRGLRGIPLALPLVLTFVGYEEAFDSVETNAILSALVDQGVEVSYVRTLATCYDRCTTMMQLFHRPLTIPIGKRVRQGDNTSTNLFSAAYLCIIKSLAWERVIRVDGRFHSNLRFTGDSSVGINGAETVLKQLNEAGKTIRLRMNRMKTVHEERLLEEGEEQVEGRTE
- a CDS encoding hypothetical protein (NECATOR_CHRIV.G14638.T2); its protein translation is MNVDDNGNSYAEMRTVTYSNTEPRTPSSHDLTGDGYAQLPVIMSEGKEFMVHFADDRDMENMDEDLELGVDADGLKINFHQEEGGEEAREESRHGNPIPDQERFLPIANVARVMKRMIPSSGKIAKDAKECVQECVSEFISFITSEANDKCLSEKRKTISADDLLEAITNMGFDNYVAPLQLFLERYRAAHKLSTAFPTSGSGPRNFSLLSEGSSTVTDGDSTGISVSRDYSSRPVIGTTSSATTTTSDGHNYQTTSTSNATSEIHCEPSTSSSNGAPVVLAGGVGGVPVTALQQQPMQIYIDPASKQHYMAIETEQGMQLYPIQIQTDGPVAYTVAPEVATAMTSSNSGDNQTFIMMASGDVEDSHVSTTLHETAAPVEAPSNNNDSPSISGLNTRPHSNQVISRHQTKNQSTNSTYSTVSASQNNEHVQTRSSGKRQPTGGKGSVGKVVAPTKRSRHS
- a CDS encoding hypothetical protein (NECATOR_CHRIV.G14638.T1); this encodes MERRIFRMNVDDNGNSYAEMRTVTYSNTEPRTPSSHDLTGDGYAQLPVIMSEGKEFMVHFADDRDMENMDEDLELGVDADGLKINFHQEEGGEEAREESRHGNPIPDQERFLPIANVARVMKRMIPSSGKIAKDAKECVQECVSEFISFITSEANDKCLSEKRKTISADDLLEAITNMGFDNYVAPLQLFLERYRAAHKLSTAFPTSGSGPRNFSLLSEGSSTVTDGDSTGISVSRDYSSRPVIGTTSSATTTTSDGHNYQTTSTSNATSEIHCEPSTSSSNGAPVVLAGGVGGVPVTALQQQPMQIYIDPASKQHYMAIETEQGMQLYPIQIQTDGPVAYTVAPEVATAMTSSNSGDNQTFIMMASGDVEDSHVSTTLHETAAPVEAPSNNNDSPSISGLNTRPHSNQVISRHQTKNQSTNSTYSTVSASQNNEHVQTRSSGKRQPTGGKGSVGKVVAPTKRSRHS